From the Acidimicrobiales bacterium genome, the window CCGCAGCTGATCGAGGTCGACACCCACCGGCACGCCGTCGAGCAGGACGTGCAGCGACGCTCTGGCGCGGCGCCACGCCGACCAGACGATGATCGCGGTGACCAGCAGTGATGCGACCGGATCCACCCAGTCGGCATCGGTGAACAGCACCACCGCGCCGCCGACGAGGACGACCAGTGAACCGAGCGCATCGGCGACGAGGTGCAGCACCGCGCCCTCGACATTGAGCGAATGGCCGTGGCCGGCGTGCAGCCAACGGGCGCTGAATCCGTTGATGAGCAGCCCGACGGCGGCGAGCACCACCACGCCCAACCCGTCGACGTGGTGTTCGCCGTCGAGTCGACGAATCGCCTCGACCACGACGAGGACCACGCCGACCGAGAGCAGCAGGGCGTGTGCCAACCCGCCGAGCGCGTCGGCCCGGCGGAGCCCGAACGTGTAGCGGGTCGAAGCCGGACGAGCCGTCAGCGTCGCGATGCCGACGGCGAGGAACAGCGAGACGACGTCGCTGGCCTGATGGACCGAATCGGCCAGCAATGCCAGCGAACCGAAGGCGAAGGCCCCGACCACCTGCACGACCAGCAGGACGCTGTTGGCACTGGCGGCCACCACCAGATCACGGCGCGCACCAC encodes:
- a CDS encoding cation diffusion facilitator family transporter, whose product is MTHSHHHAHDPGPPGGARRDLVVAASANSVLLVVQVVGAFAFGSLALLADSVHQASDVVSLFLAVGIATLTARPASTRYTFGLRRADALGGLAHALLLSVGVVLVVVEAIRRLDGEHHVDGLGVVVLAAVGLLINGFSARWLHAGHGHSLNVEGAVLHLVADALGSLVVLVGGAVVLFTDADWVDPVASLLVTAIIVWSAWRRARASLHVLLDGVPVGVDLDQLRALLVSDPMVSDVHHLHVRALDGDTLSLTGHVRVATDQLHDAQRVTHRLSEALADQGIAHVTLQAECHPCDEPDC